A window of the Torulaspora globosa chromosome 6, complete sequence genome harbors these coding sequences:
- the BIO2 gene encoding biotin synthase (similar to Saccharomyces cerevisiae BIO2 (YGR286C)) yields MFSRGVRALSTASGVCMRANSSMAAAAAAATSQPNPSGFAKSALEYAMSLEEPCHSWTKEQLASIYHTPLIELVHNAQLQHRKWQDASKVQLCTLMNIKTGGCSEDCKYCSQSSRNDTGLKAEKLVQVEEVLKEAEEAKRNGSTRFCLGAAWRDMNGRKSAMKRISEMISKVNDMGLETCVTLGMLNEEQSKQLKEAGLTAYNHNIDTSREHYKNVITTRTYDERLETIKNVQNSGIKACTGGILGLGETEEDHIGFLYTLSNMSPHPESLPINKLIAIKGTPMADEMAKPSTKKLEFDEIIRTIATARIVIPQAIIRLAAGRYTMKETEQFLCFMAGCNSIFTGKKMLTTKCVGWDEDKAMLKKWGLEPMEAFQYDALEEQRKKKLQAAAA; encoded by the coding sequence ATGTTTTCCAGAGGCGTGAGAGCACTTTCCACCGCTAGTGGCGTATGCATGAGGGCCAATTCCTCTATGGCGGCAGCCgcggcagcagcaacaTCCCAACCAAACCCATCAGGCTTTGCGAAATCAGCACTCGAATACGCAATGTCGTTGGAGGAGCCATGTCATAGTTGGACAAAGGAACAGCTGGCATCCATTTATCACACTCCTTTGATTGAATTGGTCCACAACGCTCAACTGCAACACAGGAAATGGCAGGATGCATCTAAAGTTCAATTGTGTACTTTGATGAACATCAAAACTGGTGGATGTTCGGAAGATTGCAAGTACTGCTCTCAGTCGTCTCGTAATGACACTGGACTGAAGGCAGAAAAGCTGGTGCAGGTCGAAGAAGTACTGAAAGAGGCCGAAGAAGCTAAGAGAAACGGTTCCACAAGGTTCTGTCTTGGCGCTGCGTGGAGAGACATGAACGGCAGGAAATCAGCCATGAAGAGGATCTCAGAAATGATCAGCAAGGTTAATGACATGGGCTTGGAGACCTGCGTCACCCTGGGGATGCTGAATGAGGAGCAATCAAAGCAACTAAAAGAGGCAGGTTTGACCGCCTACAATCACAACATCGACACTTCTAGAGAGCATTACAAGAACGTCATCACAACAAGAACTTACGATGAAAGGCTGGAAACGATCAAGAATGTTCAAAATTCTGGTATCAAGGCATGCACAGGCGGTATTCTAGGTCTAGGCGAAACGGAGGAAGATCACATTGGATTCCTGTATACTCTATCGAACATGTCGCCACATCCAGAATCGTTGCCAATTAACAAACTTATTGCAATCAAGGGCACCCCCATGGCCGACGAAATGGCGAAGCCAAGTACCAAGAAATTGGAGTTCGATGAAATTATTAGAACAATTGCAACTGCTAGAATTGTCATTCCACAGGCTATTATCAGATTGGCTGCAGGGCGTTACACAATGAAGGAGACTGAGCAGTTTCTATGCTTCATGGCTGGCTGCAACAGTATTTTCACCGGTAAGAAAATGCTAACTACGAAGTGTGTTGGCTGGGATGAGGACAAAGCTATGCTTAAGAAATGGGGCCTGGAACCCATGGAGGCATTCCAGTATGATGCtcttgaagagcaaagaaagaagaagttaCAAGCAGCGGCTGCTTGA
- a CDS encoding uncharacterized protein (ancestral locus Anc_1.211), translated as MSEGITEVEESQIQTNYDKVVYKFDDMNLKNELLRGVFGYGFEDPSAIQQRAILPIVEGHDVLAQAQSGTGKTGTFSIAALQRIDSSLKSPQALILAPTRELALQIQKVVIALAFHMDIKVHACIGGTSFQEDAEGLRDAQIVVGTPGRVFDNIQRRKFKTDNIKMFILDEADEMLSSGFKEQIYQIFTLLPPTTQVVLLSATMPKDVLEVTTKFMRNPVRILVKKDELTLEGIQQFYINVEQELYKYDCLTDLYDSISVTQAVIFCNTRRKVEELTQKLKADNFTVSSIYSDLPQQERDIIMKEFRSGSSRILISTDLLARGIDVQQVSLVINYDLPTNKENYIHRIGRGGRFGRKGVAINFVTNEDVGAMRELETFYSTQIEELPSNIAELFT; from the coding sequence ATGTCTGAAGGTATTACTGAAGTTGAGGAATCCCAAATCCAAACCAACTATGATAAGGTTGTTTACAAGTTCGATGAcatgaacttgaagaatgaactATTGAGAGGTGTCTTTGGTTATGGTTTCGAAGATCCATCTGCTATTCAACAGCGTGCTATCTTGCCTATTGTTGAAGGTCACGATGTCTTGGCTCAAGCTCAATCCGGTACTGGTAAGACTGGTACCTTCTCGATTGCAGCTTTGCAAAGAATTGAcagttctttgaagtctCCACAAGCTTTGATCTTGGCTCCAACCAGAGAATTGGCTCTCCAAATCCAAAAGGTTGTCATTGCTTTGGCTTTCCACATGGACATCAAGGTTCACGCCTGTATCGGTGGTACTTCCTTCCAAGAAGATGCTGAAGGTTTGAGAGACGCTCAAATTGTCGTTGGTACCCCAGGTCGTGTCTTCGACAACATCCAAAGACGTAAGTTCAAGACTGACAACATCAAAATGTTCATCTTGGATGAAGCCGATGAAATGTTGTCTTCTGGTTTCAAAGAACAAATCTACCAAATTTTCACACTGCTACCACCAACCACACAAGTCGTCTTGTTGTCTGCTACCATGCCAAAGGACGTCTTGGAAGTCACCACCAAATTCATGAGAAACCCAGTCAGAATCttggtcaagaaggatgaatTGACCTTGGAAGGTATCCAACAATTTTACATTAATGTCGAGCAAGAACTATACAAGTATGACTGTTTGACCGACTTGTACGATTCCATCTCCGTCACCCAGGCCGTTATCTTCTGTAACACCAGAAGAAAGGTCGAAGAGTTGACCCAAAAATTGAAGGCCGACAACTTCACTGTCTCCTCCATCTACTCCGACTTGCCACAACAAGAGAGAGACATCATCATGAAGGAATTCAGAAGTGGCTCTTCCAGAATCTTAATCTCCACCGATTTGTTGGCTAGAGGTATTGATGTCCAACAAGTCTCCTTGGTTATCAACTACGACTTGCCAACCAACAAGGAAAACTACATCCACAGAATCGGTAGAGGTGGTCGTTTCGGTAGAAAGGGTGTTGCCATCAACTTCGTCACCAACGAGGATGTTGGTGCTATGAGAGAATTGGAAACTTTCTACTCCACCCAAATCGAGGAATTGCCATCCAACATTGCTGAATTGTTCACCTAA
- a CDS encoding 40S ribosomal protein eS21 (ancestral locus Anc_1.213) translates to MENDKGQLVELYVPRKCSATNRIIKAKDHASVQINIAKVDEEGRAIPGEYITYALSGYVRARGEGDDSLNRLAQNDGLLKNVWSYSR, encoded by the exons ATGGAAAACGATAAGGGCCAATTA GTCGAACTTTACGTTCCAAGAAAGTGTTCCGCTACAAACAGAATTATTAAGGCTAAGGACCACGCCTCTGTGCAAATCAACATCGCCAAGGTCGACGAGGAGGGCCGTGCCATCCCAGGTGAATACATCACTTACGCTTTGTCCGGTTACGTTAGAGCCAGAGGTGAAGGTGACGACTCCTTGAACCGTTTGGCTCAAAATGACGGTTTGTTGAAGAACGTCTGGTCTTACTCCCGTTAA
- the RPB4 gene encoding DNA-directed RNA polymerase II subunit RPB4 (ancestral locus Anc_1.208) has product MNVPVSTIQTRRRLKKVEEEENAATLQLGQEFQMRQLNHQGEEEELIALNLSEARLVIKEALVERKRAFRRTQHKRKAKKRDRSNAVNKQEDDSTLVDGRENDVGPNGQHYGDGSRDSDLDDEEDEEDDNAFMHTETREKELESLDALLEQTTGGNNKDLKNTMEYLTNFSRFRDQETVSAVIQLLKSAGLHPFEVAQLGTLACDTADEAKTLIPSLNNKISDDDLERILKELSNLETLY; this is encoded by the coding sequence ATGAATGTACCTGTTTCGACAATTCAGACGAGAAGGAGGTTGAAAaaagtggaagaagaggaaaatgCAGCAACGTTGCAGTTGGGACAGGAGTTTCAGATGAGGCAGTTGAATCATCAGGGcgaagaggaggagctgattGCATTGAACTTGAGTGAAGCTCGGCTCGTCATAAAGGAGGCGCTTGTAGAGCGGAAAAGGGCTTTCAGGCGTACGCAGCACAAGCGAAAGGCTAAAAAGAGAGATAGATCGAACGCTGTGAATAAGCAGGAGGATGACTCCACACTAGTGGACGGTAGGGAGAACGATGTGGGGCCCAACGGACAGCACTATGGAGACGGGAGTCGTGATAGCGATCTcgatgacgaggaagacgaggaagacgacAATGCATTTATGCACACTGAGACGCGTGAAAAAGAGCTAGAATCTTTAGATGCGCTTCTGGAGCAGACTACAGGGGGAAATAACAAGGATCTTAAGAATACAATGGAATATTTGACAAATTTTTCTAGATTTCGGGACCAAGAGACGGTCAGTGCTGTCATccagctgttgaagagcgCTGGGTTGCATCCTTTTGAAGTAGCTCAGCTGGGAACGCTTGCGTGTGACACGGCAGATGAAGCAAAGACGTTGATACCTAGCTTGAATAATAAAATCTCAGATGACGATCTGGAGAGAATCCTGAAGGAGCTGTCGAATTTGGAAACACTATACTAG
- the TIM17 gene encoding protein transporter TIM17 (ancestral locus Anc_1.206), whose translation MSADHSRDPCPIVILNDFGGAFAMGAIGGCVWHGIKGFRNSPLGERGSGAMSAIKARAPVVGGNFGVWGGLFSTFDCAVKAVRKREDPWNAIIAGFFTGGALAIRGGWRHTRNGAITCACLLGVIEGVGLMFQRYMAWQAKPMAPPLPESSSPQPLQA comes from the coding sequence ATGTCAGCCGATCATTCCAGGGATCCCTGTCCCATTGTTATATTAAACGATTTCGGTGGTGCGTTTGCGATGGGTGCCATTGGTGGGTGCGTTTGGCACGGTATTAAAGGATTCAGAAACTCTCCGCTGGGTGAGAGAGGCTCTGGAGCGATGAGTGCTATCAAGGCGCGTGCTCCTGTGGTGGGCGGCAATTTTGGTGTTTGGGGTGGGTTGTTTTCTACATTTGACTGTGCCGTGAAGGCggtgagaaagagagaggACCCATGGAACGCGATCATTGCAGGGTTTTTCACTGGTGGTGCGTTGGCGATCAGAGGAGGTTGGAGACACACGAGAAACGGTGCTATTACATGTGCCTGTCTGTTGGGTGTTATCGAGGGAGTCGGTTTGATGTTTCAGCGATACATGGCTTGGCAAGCCAAGCCAATGGCTCCGCCATTGCCCGAATCATCGTCGCCACAACCGCTACAGGCTTGA
- the YAK1 gene encoding serine/threonine protein kinase YAK1 (ancestral locus Anc_1.207): MQSELQANCNEEGERKNETIWNPLFMSPDGNSQQQQQPPQQQHVNFNFVNPWGVKNGEKINLTEEQELLISCGDENIDSTARRKSSLVVPPARAPGPNPFEYDDAKAYPNVHGQRQSQRPMFFPQQQLQQQSFNSGRFVPPGVFNPQDAQRRQSVAVVHYPQNLPNVSNAPGVSTPPMAPMVSPYRRLSAYPPSTSPTTSLQPPYKQLRRDGAVAAQQVVIPQMQKCTSRSDLAPTVNPTPKFRRASLNSKTISPLIALTKSLITTYSLCSHDFSYQTSKNPKRVLTKPSEPKCNNGYDNINSDYILYVNDVLGTEQNRKYLVLDILGQGTFGQVVKCQNVLTKEILAVKVVKSRTEYLNQSITEAKILELLNTKVDPRNEHHFLRLHDTFIHKNHLCLVFELLSNNLYELLKQNQFHGLTIHLIRSFTTQLLDSLCVLKDAKLVHCDLKPENILLCSPDKPELKIVDFGSSCEERRTIYTYIQSRFYRAPEVILGIPYSTSIDIWSLGCIVAELFLGIPIFPGSSEFNQLTRIINCLGYPPSWMMDMGKNTTKFLRKWDSNEINNGSTSKEAPKYKLKTVEEYNEEYGAQEQPSKQYFKWDSLQDIIAHYRISKKIKNNNVLVEQEMQDRRCLTHFLQGILNLNPLERWTPQQASMHPFITQQAFTGEWYPPGSFQGTATAASSLAGMSSRPGNIRHPSLQEGATREFNKLRIGED, encoded by the coding sequence ATGCAATCGGAATTACAAGCCAATTGCAATGAAGAGGGTGAGAGGAAAAACGAGACTATATGGAACCCGCTGTTTATGAGCCCGGATGGAAAttcgcagcagcagcagcaaccgCCGCAGCAACAGCACGTCAATTTCAACTTTGTTAACCCTTGGGGGGTTAAGAATGGGGAGAAGATTAATCTGACAGAAGAGCAGGAACTGTTGATAAGTTGCGGCGATGAAAATATAGACTCCACGGcgaggaggaaatcaagCTTGGTGGTACCACCGGCGAGGGCACCTGGTCCTAACCCGTTCGAGTATGACGATGCCAAGGCTTATCCGAACGTGCATGGCCAGCGACAGTCACAGAGGCCGATGTTTTTtcctcagcagcagctgcagcagcagtccTTCAACAGCGGTAGATTTGTCCCTCCGGGCGTTTTTAATCCGCAGGATGCCCAACGGAGACAAAGCGTGGCAGTAGTGCATTATCCGCAGAATTTGCCAAACGTTTCGAATGCACCAGGCGTGTCTACGCCGCCGATGGCACCTATGGTTTCGCCATACAGAAGATTGAGTGCGTACCCGCCAAGTACCAGCCCAACGACTTCATTGCAGCCCCCGTATAAGCAATTGAGACGCGATGGTGCGGTGGCAGCTCAGCAGGTGGTCATTCCGCAAATGCAAAAGTGTACCTCAAGGAGCGATCTGGCGCCTACAGTTAATCCTACTCCTAAGTTCAGGCGAGCATCTCTAAACTCAAAGACGATTTCGCCCCTTATCGCCCTGACGAAAAGTCTAATCACAACCTATTCTCTTTGCTCACACGACTTCTCGTATCAGACTTCCAAGAATCCAAAGAGGGTGCTAACCAAACCGAGCGAGCCAAAGTGCAACAATGGTTACGACAATATCAATAGCGATTACATTCTTTACGTCAATGATGTGCTCGGAACGGAGCAGAACAGGAAATATCTTGTGCTGGATATACTGGGGCAAGGTACTTTTGGTCAGGTGGTGAAGTGTCAGAACGTTCTTACAAAGGAGATACTGGCAGTTAAAGTGGTGAAATCGAGAACTGAGTATCTGAACCAGAGTATAACAGAAGCTAAGATTCTTGAGTTGCTCAACACGAAGGTTGATCCTAGAAACGAACACCACTTTCTGAGATTGCACGACACGTTTATCCATAAAAATCATCTATGTCTGGTGTTTGAGCTTCTAAGCAATAACTTATACGAATTGCTAAAGCAGAATCAGTTCCATGGGTTGACTATACACCTAATACGATCTTTCACGACGCAATTGTTGGATTCTTTATGTGTGCTGAAAGACGCCAAGCTAGTACATTGCGATTTGAAGCCCGAGAACATTCTTCTCTGTTCACCAGATAAGCCAGAGCTAAAGATAGTCGATTTTGGTTCATCATGTGAAGAGAGAAGAACTATCTATACATATATTCAGTCCAGGTTTTATCGGGCACCCGAAGTTATACTGGGGATTCCGTATTCCACAAGCATTGACATCTGGTCTCTCGGTTGTATAGTGGCCGAGCTGTTTCTAGGGATCCCAATTTTTCCGGGATCATCCGAGTTCAACCAATTGACGAGGATCATAAACTGTCTAGGCTACCCGCCATCTTGGATGATGGATATGGGTAAAAATACAACGAAATTTTTACGCAAGTGGGACAGCAACGAGATAAATAACGGAAGTACTTCCAAGGAGGCTCCAAAATACAAACTGAAGACTGTGGAAGAATACAACGAAGAGTACGGTGCACAGGAGCAGCCAAGTAAGCAATATTTCAAATGGGACTCATTACAGGATATCATAGCTCATTACAGgatatcgaagaaaatAAAAAATAATAATGTCCTGGTGGAGCAAGAAATGCAAGATCGAAGATGCCTGACCCATTTTCTCCAGGGAATACTCAACTTGAACCCTTTGGAGAGATGGACCCCACAGCAGGCATCAATGCATCCTTTCATCACGCAGCAAGCTTTCACAGGGGAGTGGTATCCGCCTGGATCATTCCAAGGCACAGCCACGGCTGCTTCATCCCTAGCTGGCATGAGCAGCAGACCAGGAAACATTAGGCACCCTTCGCTACAAGAGGGCGCCACAAGGGAATTCAATAAACTACGCATAGGTGAGGACTAA
- the UTP30 gene encoding Utp30p (ancestral locus Anc_1.210) produces the protein MNNEVQSTGNRNFITLMVSPIRLDKDGVAVRALESLLAHCESDRNLKQDKNVHMILYMGKKMGIQKDYVPRIIPLRSCKLNKPKDLRILLITKDPSNKYRAALTADSATSDLFKEIISIKNLKRRFRGAKMSHIYKEFDLIVADFRVHHLLGDILGNRFYHGNKKLPFVIRFSRMVPAKGQKMPDECDPSYVRAQLRSICKNTSYVPNNDNCLSVKIGIIGKTSVAEMIENAHDVMEFLTDKNKRPQGGVIKGGITSVFVKTSNSPSLSIYEKARETTDEPRDEPLRL, from the coding sequence ATGAACAATGAAGTACAGAGCACTGGCAATCGAAACTTTATCACATTAATGGTATCTCCAATACGGTTGGACAAGGATGGCGTCGCTGTCAGGGCCTTAGAATCGTTGCTAGCTCATTGTGAAAGTGACAGGAACTTAAAGCAGGATAAGAATGTTCATATGATTCTGTACATGGGCAAAAAGATGGGCATACAGAAGGATTATGTACCGCGAATAATCCCATTGAGATCATGCAAGCTTAATAAGCCAAAGGATCTACGGATCCTGTTAATTACCAAAGATCCAAGCAACAAATATCGCGCAGCATTAACTGCTGACAGTGCTACATcagatcttttcaaagaaatcATTAGCATCAAGAACCTGAAGCGTCGATTTAGAGGCGCTAAGATGAGTCATATATATAAGGAATTTGACCTAATTGTGGCAGATTTTCGGGTTCATCACCTACTTGGTGATATCCTTGGAAATAGATTTTACCATGGGAATAAGAAACTGCCTTTCGTTATTCGCTTCTCCCGAATGGTTCCCGCAAAAGGTCAGAAAATGCCCGACGAGTGTGATCCCTCCTATGTTAGGGCTCAGCTGAGGAGCATCTGCAAGAATACCTCCTATGTTCCCAACAACGACAACTGCCTCAGCGTCAAGATTGGTATAATTGGCAAGACATCGGTAGCCGAAATGATAGAAAATGCCCACGACGTGATGGAATTTCTAACTGATAAGAACAAAAGGCCGCAAGGTGGTGTCATAAAAGGTGGCATCACTTCGGTTTTCGTCAAGACAAGCAATAGTCCTTCTCTGTCCATCTACGAGAAGGCTCGCGAGACTACCGATGAGCCTCGCGATGAACCGCTAAGACTTTGA
- the YUR1 gene encoding mannosyltransferase YUR1 (ancestral locus Anc_1.209) translates to MKDKTIQLAIVLLTVLGGLFIQSLFTTAQHCNNRYKIENAFFENSKHAVEKYDGIRRRSLLKPLKLSTNTYDDDVLSAGNSIIPTKENATLLMLVRNFELSGALKSMRSLEDRFNRDYHYDWVFLNDLPFTQEFMEATTAMASGNTHYALIPSEDWDRPNWIDEQLFEDRLELLRDRGVLYGGSKSYRNMCRFNSGYFFRQKILDSYDYYFRVEPDVEYFCDFPYDPFKLMRHNKKKYGFVISLYEYEDTITTLWDTVEEYLDTFPDDVAMVNNSYNFITDSGIIGKFSPIIDSNTDYNLCHFWSNFEIGDLNFFRSDRYKRFFDFLDSKGGFHYERWGDAPVHSIAVSLLLNRDEIIHFDELGYFHAPFSTCPTSYYLRLQQRCQCDAQAASNIDISPNSCLMRWWKNGDGKRFLKDNQTN, encoded by the coding sequence ATGAAAGATAAAACCATTCAACTAGCAATCGTTTTGCTCACCGTGCTTGGCGGCCTCTTCATTCAATCGCTCTTCACCACTGCTCAACATTGCAACAATCGATACAAAATTGAGAATGCCTTCTTCGAGAATTCAAAGCATGCTGTCGAGAAGTACGATGGAATAAGACGACGAAGTTTACTCAAACCTTTGAAACTATCAACCAATACCTATGACGATGATGTGCTTTCGGCGGGCAATAGCATAATCCCAACAAAGGAGAACGCTACGCTTCTGATGCTGGTGAGAAATTTCGAATTGTCAGGGGCTTTGAAATCCATGAGGTCCCTCGAAGACAGATTCAACAGGGATTACCATTACGACTGGGTTTTCCTGAATGATCTTCCTTTTACGCAAGAGTTCATGGAGGCAACAACGGCAATGGCCAGTGGTAATACGCACTATGCCCTTATTCCTTCGGAAGATTGGGATCGTCCGAATTGGATAGATGAGCAGCTATTCGAGGACAGATTAGAACTGCTGAGGGACAGAGGAGTGCTCTATGGAGGCTCTAAATCGTATCGCAACATGTGTCGATTTAACTCCGGTTACTTCTTCAGACAAAAGATCTTGGACTCGTACGATTATTACTTCCGAGTAGAGCCAGACGTTGAATATTTTTGCGATTTCCCCTACGATCCATTTAAACTCATGAGACAtaacaagaagaaatatggGTTCGTTATTAGCCTCTATGAATACGAAGATACTATCACTACCTTGTGGGACACTGTTGAGGAGTATTTAGACACCTTTCCAGATGACGTTGCAATGGTGAACAATTCCTATAACTTCATAACCGATAGTGGTATCATTGGGAAGTTTTCACCGATTATTGACTCTAATACCGACTACAACCTTTGCCATTTTTGGTCAAATTTCGAGATCGGAGATCTCAACTTCTTTCGAAGTGACCGCTACAAACGGTTTTTTGATTTCCTCGACTCCAAAGGAGGCTTTCACTATGAGAGATGGGGTGATGCACCTGTTCATAGCATTGCTGTCTCGTTACTGCTCAACCGGGATGAAATTATACATTTTGATGAGTTAGGATATTTCCACGCGCCATTCAGTACGTGCCCCACAAGCTATTATTTAAGGTTACAACAGAGATGCCAATGCGATGCTCAGGCGGCAAGCAACATAGATATTTCGCCCAACAGCTGCCTCATGAGATGGTGGAAAAACGGGGATGGCAAACGTTTCTTGAAGGACAATCAAACAAATTGA
- a CDS encoding glycosyltransferase family 8 protein (ancestral locus Anc_1.212): MVSARCAVATLLYSTDYLPGVFTLGHQLAKLLRNKGNIRTCLVVSKELWSGALSELSKTLVRLLYNDIVLVDPLQDQDSTVERNAENLRLLNRPELSFALIKARLWELTQFDRVLYLDADTLPLNEEFLNIFELIPQQESRQIGGAPDIGWPDMFNSGVLMLRPDINLASELHKFILSHTSIDGADQGILNQFFNPYCAETDQGPSRYSWVRLPFIYNVTVPNYGYQSSPAVRYFQSQIRLVHFIGENKPWKGWLSGSSADGYVSRWGQVYNEFLERFGLTQFFEEMGLQRPTAPEPRQENAAPLANWEEFHQRVMQQEPESIESYDSGHLNVWRVEPPQESAAKVINLDGFDKPAMQQEPEGTKTVVSKHQHVSHAESPQESAVQVVDWDSFNKRIMQEEPESTESYDTGHVGSWHPGPVVARDHTERVFPDVDQYDTNELTKQLGEFSVAGTSDSSSAPAPDEEVAPQITATSGLPIPLSAAHRSATLQNAARKQLSGRVVERVFPNERDLPHFSQPKITGTRPEDQDNVQPVPRVEEVLEMIKEDCEPDPVPRHVFDWEETNYLQEVERVFPD; the protein is encoded by the coding sequence ATGGTATCAGCAAGATGTGCGGTTGCAACTCTACTATACTCGACAGATTACTTGCCGGGAGTCTTTACACTCGGCCATCAGTTGGCCAAACTGCTGCGTAATAAGGGAAACATACGGACCTGTTTAGTGGTCTCGAAGGAACTGTGGAGTGGTGCGTTGAGCGAACTCTCTAAGACTTTGGTTCGGTTGTTGTATAACGACATTGTACTTGTAGATCCCTTGCAGGACCAGGATTCGACTGTTGAGAGAAATGCGGAGAATCTGAGACTTCTGAATAGACCGGAATTATCATTTGCGTTGATTAAAGCCCGTCTCTGGGAACTGACGCAATTTGATAGAGTGCTTTACCTCGATGCCGACACTTTACCGCTcaatgaagaatttctgAATATCTTTGAGTTGATTCCGCAACAGGAAAGCCGTCAGATTGGTGGAGCACCCGATATTGGCTGGCCCGATATGTTTAACAGCGGAGTACTCATGCTGAGGCCGGATATCAATCTAGCCTCCGAGCTTCATAAATTTATTCTCAGTCACACATCCATCGATGGTGCAGATCAAGGGATCCTCaatcaatttttcaatccGTACTGCGCAGAAACTGACCAGGGACCATCGCGGTACAGCTGGGTTCGACTGCCGTTCATTTACAATGTTACGGTTCCAAACTACGGGTACCAGAGTTCTCCCGCTGTGAGATACTTCCAGTCGCAGATAAGGTTGGTTCACTTTATTGGCGAGAATAAGCCGTGGAAAGGCTGGCtcagcggcagcagcgCCGATGGATATGTCAGTCGTTGGGGCCAGGTGTATAATGAATTCTTGGAGAGATTTGGTCTGACtcaattttttgaagagatggGCCTCCAGAGGCCGACAGCTCCGGAGCCACGGCAAGAGAACGCAGCACCGTTGGCAAACTGGGAAGAATTCCATCAAAGGGTTATGCAACAAGAGCCTGAAAGCATCGAAAGCTACGACTCAGGGCATCTGAATGTATGGCGTGTGGAGCCACCCCAAGAGAGTGCAGCGAAAGTGATAAATTTGGACGGTTTTGATAAACCAGCCATGCAGCAAGAACCCGAAGGCACCAAAACCGttgtttcaaagcatcaaCATGTCTCGCATGCGGAATCGCCTCAAGAAAGTGCAGTGCAGGTTGTGGACTGGGACAGTTTCAATAAGCGAATCATGCAGGAAGAGCCTGAAAGCACCGAAAGCTACGACACAGGTCACGTAGGTTCGTGGCACCCAGGACCAGTTGTCGCTCGAGATCATACAGAACGTGTTTTCCCTGATGTTGATCAGTATGACACTAATGAATTGACCAAACAACTCGGGGAGTTCTCCGTGGCAGGAACCTCGGATTCTAGTTCAGCCCCTGCTCCTGATGAGGAAGTAGCTCCGCAGATTACGGCAACTTCGGGGCTTCCAATCCCCTTATCGGCCGCACACCGGTCGGCCACGCTACAAAATGCAGCGCGAAAGCAGTTATCAGGGCGTGTTGTCGAGCGGGTATTTCCCAATGAACGCGACCTGCCGCACTTCTCGCAGCCAAAGATTACTGGCACCCGGCCGGAGGACCAAGACAATGTTCAGCCTGTCCCGAGGGTCGAAGAGGTGCTGGAAATGATCAAGGAAGACTGCGAACCGGACCCTGTGCCGCGACACGTTTTCGACTGGGAAGAAACAAACTACTTACAAGAGGTTGAAAGGGTATTTCCTGACTAA